One Brevibacillus choshinensis genomic window carries:
- a CDS encoding YggS family pyridoxal phosphate-dependent enzyme, which translates to MDMELLKERMQTIEKRIQAACDRVNRKREDVKIIAVTKYVDADAIRDLLDAGIEHIGENRVQDGIPKYEQCGERGIWHFIGHLQTNKAKEVVGRFPYIHSLDRLSLAEELNKRGEALNQVVSCFLQLNISGEETKFGLSPNDVLAFLRETSNMKHIKIVGLMTMAPVVENQEEARPVFRGLYEWKDRINEWAFPHAHVEELSMGMSSDFEVAIEEGATYIRLGSVLVKP; encoded by the coding sequence ATGGACATGGAACTGTTAAAAGAACGGATGCAGACCATAGAAAAAAGAATTCAGGCCGCATGTGACCGGGTAAATCGAAAACGCGAAGATGTGAAAATCATTGCGGTGACGAAATACGTGGATGCAGATGCTATCCGTGATTTGCTGGATGCTGGGATTGAACACATCGGGGAGAATCGCGTGCAGGACGGCATTCCCAAGTACGAGCAATGCGGAGAACGAGGGATTTGGCATTTTATCGGTCATTTGCAGACCAACAAGGCGAAAGAAGTTGTAGGACGTTTTCCGTACATTCATTCTCTGGACCGATTGTCCTTGGCGGAAGAGCTGAACAAAAGAGGAGAAGCGTTGAATCAAGTCGTTTCTTGTTTTCTCCAGCTCAATATATCGGGAGAAGAGACAAAATTTGGGCTTAGTCCCAATGATGTATTGGCTTTTTTACGCGAAACCAGTAATATGAAACATATAAAGATCGTGGGATTAATGACGATGGCGCCTGTTGTCGAAAATCAGGAAGAAGCGCGCCCCGTTTTCCGTGGTCTCTATGAGTGGAAAGACCGTATCAATGAATGGGCTTTCCCGCATGCACATGTGGAGGAGTTGTCCATGGGCATGTCGAGTGATTTTGAAGTGGCGATAGAAGAAGGGGCTACATATATCAGACTGGGATCGGTGTTGGTTAAGCCTTGA
- a CDS encoding mandelate racemase/muconate lactonizing enzyme family protein, whose amino-acid sequence MEIERVETYPLLHKLSEAYGDANGYKRYRTSYLIRLITRSGMDGWGEIVDWLPTLDKGFRERIIPYLLGKKATDRLSIVDVIGKWHQRAAAGVSMALTEILAKHAGLSVCDLWGGKFHQEIPVYASFQSYWERDDWMDRSIHLVSEQIRAGHVQIKVKIGGRSIMEDQKHIDRLMSTIPKEVLVALDANQSYDHSHARFWDRVFTRYPNWLWLEEPMPLDRTQEYVKLRAAIHIPIAGGENLVHCDQFLPLYQTGALDIAQPDLLHTDGIDAYRTHLQVARQFGFRVSPHSFDGGLARLYTLFAQACLPAWSKMDSDPIEPVEWDAMENPFTQLFPLQPVNGKITIPSGVGIGIEPDWDMINAMRWDGSAYV is encoded by the coding sequence ATGGAAATCGAACGCGTGGAAACATATCCATTGCTTCATAAGCTTTCAGAAGCCTATGGGGATGCGAATGGATATAAACGTTACCGAACCTCCTATTTAATCCGATTGATCACCCGATCAGGTATGGATGGGTGGGGAGAGATCGTGGATTGGCTCCCCACACTCGATAAAGGCTTTCGGGAGCGTATCATCCCATATTTGCTCGGGAAAAAAGCAACTGACCGATTGAGCATTGTCGATGTCATTGGGAAATGGCATCAACGTGCTGCTGCTGGAGTGAGCATGGCATTGACCGAAATTCTTGCCAAGCATGCAGGTTTATCGGTATGTGATCTGTGGGGGGGCAAATTTCATCAGGAGATCCCCGTTTACGCCTCTTTTCAATCCTATTGGGAACGCGATGACTGGATGGACCGTTCGATTCATCTGGTGAGTGAGCAGATCCGGGCAGGGCACGTTCAAATCAAAGTGAAAATTGGCGGAAGATCCATCATGGAGGATCAGAAGCATATCGATCGGCTGATGAGCACGATTCCGAAAGAGGTCCTGGTCGCACTGGACGCAAACCAGAGCTACGATCACTCCCATGCTCGCTTTTGGGACCGCGTGTTTACCCGCTATCCCAACTGGCTGTGGCTGGAGGAGCCAATGCCGCTCGATCGGACGCAAGAGTACGTCAAACTGCGGGCTGCCATCCATATCCCTATAGCAGGAGGAGAAAATCTGGTTCATTGCGATCAATTTTTGCCGCTCTACCAAACAGGGGCGCTCGATATTGCTCAGCCGGATTTGCTGCACACGGACGGGATCGATGCTTACAGGACCCATTTGCAGGTCGCCCGGCAGTTCGGCTTCCGTGTATCTCCCCACTCGTTTGATGGAGGGCTGGCCCGACTGTACACTCTCTTTGCCCAAGCTTGTTTGCCGGCTTGGTCCAAGATGGACTCAGATCCCATCGAGCCAGTCGAATGGGATGCGATGGAGAATCCCTTTACTCAACTGTTTCCTCTGCAACCCGTGAACGGAAAGATAACGATCCCATCCGGAGTGGGAATCGGCATTGAACCGGACTGGGACATGATCAACGCGATGCGCTGGGATGGCAGCGCATACGTGTAA
- a CDS encoding cell division protein SepF: MGVMNKLMGFLGLENEEYIEETVEEEHEEHDSANKRPVPSRASNVVPFQAREKEGIRLILCEPRHYSDAQDIADNLRHRRPVVVNLHRVEKDQAKRIIDFLSGTVYALNGDIQKVGDTIFVCTPDHVDIQGTISSVMEE, from the coding sequence ATGGGAGTTATGAACAAATTGATGGGGTTCTTGGGGCTTGAGAACGAAGAGTACATCGAAGAGACGGTGGAAGAGGAACACGAAGAGCACGATTCGGCGAATAAGAGGCCGGTTCCTAGCAGAGCGAGCAACGTGGTTCCCTTCCAAGCACGGGAAAAGGAGGGGATTCGTTTGATCCTCTGTGAACCCCGTCATTACAGTGATGCACAGGACATTGCCGATAACCTTCGTCACCGCAGGCCAGTGGTTGTGAACCTGCACCGGGTGGAAAAGGATCAGGCAAAGCGGATCATCGACTTTTTAAGCGGGACTGTTTACGCCTTGAATGGTGATATTCAGAAAGTCGGAGATACGATTTTCGTTTGCACGCCTGACCACGTGGACATCCAAGGTACGATTTCCAGTGTCATGGAAGAATAG
- a CDS encoding YggT family protein, with translation MGYLLTILDFLITVYRYMIIAYILMSWVPQMRETGIGQLLERLVEPYLAPFRRFIPTLGFIDISPIVALIVLQLAYSGLLSILSKLL, from the coding sequence ATGGGTTACCTGCTGACGATTCTAGATTTTTTGATTACGGTTTATCGGTACATGATTATTGCTTACATACTGATGTCCTGGGTTCCCCAAATGCGGGAGACCGGAATTGGTCAATTGCTGGAACGTTTGGTTGAGCCGTATTTGGCTCCGTTTCGGCGATTCATCCCGACTCTTGGCTTCATCGACATTTCGCCGATTGTCGCCTTGATCGTGTTGCAACTGGCTTATAGCGGGCTGCTTTCCATCTTGTCCAAACTTCTCTAG
- a CDS encoding YlmC/YmxH family sporulation protein — protein MVKISDFQTKEVVNILDGKRLGQISDLEIDLRHGRVEAIVVPGPGKFLGFFSSGNDFVIPWRNIVKIGKDVVLVRVEEALRVDARGSGTENYRE, from the coding sequence ATGGTAAAAATCTCTGACTTCCAGACCAAAGAAGTGGTGAACATTTTGGATGGGAAGCGGCTCGGTCAAATTTCCGACCTGGAAATTGATCTGCGCCACGGACGTGTAGAGGCCATTGTCGTACCGGGACCGGGAAAGTTTCTGGGCTTTTTCTCATCTGGGAACGATTTTGTGATTCCATGGCGCAACATTGTAAAAATCGGGAAAGATGTCGTGCTGGTGCGGGTGGAAGAAGCGCTCCGGGTAGATGCAAGGGGCTCCGGCACGGAGAATTACAGAGAGTAG
- the ileS gene encoding isoleucine--tRNA ligase, translated as MDYSKTLSLPKTDFPMRGNLPNREPQMQSAWEEMDVYKQVQERTQGRPSFVLHDGPPYANGDIHIGHALNKILKDFIVRYKSMAGFYAPYIPGWDTHGLPIEQAIVNAQGLDRRSIEVNDFRKRCEEYAWSYIDKQREQFKRLGIRGDWENPYVTLLPEYEANQIRVFGEMAKKGYIYKGLRCVYWSPSSETALADAEIEYKDKRSPSIYVSFQVVDGKGQLDNETGVVIWTTTPWTIPANLAITLHPELEYSVVKADGRKFLVASGLIEAASKEIGWESVEVLSTHKGQELEGVVTQHPIYDRTSPLILGEHVTLDAGTGCVHTAPGHGEDDFNVGQKYNLGVLCPVDHEGKMTSEAPGFEGLFYEDANKVVTEKLKEKDALLKLSFFTHSYPHDWRTKKPVIYRATEQWFASIDGFREQMLEAIKQVKWIPHWGETRLANMIADRGDWCISRQRVWGVPIPIFYCKSCNEPIINDTTINHIADLFRKEGSSVWFAREANELVPEGLSCSKCDCKDFRKETDIMDVWFDSGSSHVAVLKERGISWPADLYLEGSDQYRGWFNSSLSTSVAVYGTAPYKGVLSHGFTLDGEGRKMSKSLGNTIVPQEVINNLGADILRLWVASVDYQADQRISDAILSQIAEVYRKIRNTFRFLLGNLDGFDPAKDRVAYSELGELDRYVLAKAAKMVKRVRKAYDDYQFHTVFHSVRNFCVIDLSAFYLDICKDRLYVEAPDSLKRRGAQTVMYDCLLNLVKLVAPLLPHTADEVWGFIPGVEEKSVQLTDMPEANEEHLSISVEEESKWDAFLSVRDEVLKAMEEARRNKVFGNSVDAKLALYPQTEEVAKTLAAMDDLADLFIVADVELHPQGTAAPADATQLEGIAAVVSAADGVKCERCRVVKLDVGSRPSLPTICGRCADIVEKHYAHVGE; from the coding sequence ATGGATTACAGCAAAACCTTATCGCTGCCAAAAACCGATTTCCCAATGCGCGGCAACCTGCCGAACCGGGAGCCACAAATGCAGTCAGCTTGGGAAGAGATGGATGTTTACAAACAGGTTCAGGAACGGACACAAGGGCGTCCTTCTTTTGTCTTGCATGATGGCCCTCCTTATGCAAACGGAGATATCCATATCGGTCATGCCTTGAATAAAATCCTCAAGGACTTTATCGTTCGCTATAAATCGATGGCTGGCTTCTACGCCCCGTACATTCCAGGCTGGGATACCCATGGCCTGCCGATTGAACAAGCGATTGTCAACGCACAAGGACTGGATCGACGCAGCATCGAGGTGAACGACTTCCGCAAGCGCTGTGAGGAGTATGCATGGTCCTACATCGACAAGCAGCGTGAACAATTCAAGCGTCTGGGAATTCGCGGTGATTGGGAAAACCCTTATGTGACGCTGTTGCCTGAATACGAAGCAAACCAAATCCGCGTGTTTGGAGAAATGGCGAAGAAAGGCTACATTTACAAAGGCCTTCGCTGCGTGTACTGGTCGCCATCATCTGAGACCGCTCTCGCTGACGCGGAAATCGAGTACAAAGACAAGCGTTCCCCTTCCATTTATGTGAGCTTCCAAGTCGTGGATGGAAAAGGACAACTGGATAACGAAACAGGGGTAGTGATCTGGACGACCACGCCTTGGACCATTCCGGCCAACCTGGCGATTACCCTGCACCCTGAGCTGGAATATAGCGTCGTAAAAGCAGATGGTCGTAAATTCCTGGTAGCGAGTGGCCTCATCGAAGCAGCGAGCAAAGAAATCGGTTGGGAGAGCGTGGAGGTTCTCTCCACTCATAAAGGTCAAGAACTTGAGGGCGTTGTGACGCAGCACCCGATCTACGACCGCACTTCTCCGCTGATTTTGGGTGAGCATGTGACGCTCGACGCCGGTACGGGATGCGTTCATACTGCACCTGGACACGGGGAAGATGACTTTAATGTAGGGCAAAAATACAATCTGGGCGTGCTTTGCCCGGTTGACCATGAAGGCAAAATGACAAGCGAAGCCCCAGGCTTCGAAGGTCTGTTCTATGAAGATGCAAACAAAGTCGTCACCGAAAAGCTGAAGGAAAAAGACGCATTGCTCAAGCTCAGCTTTTTCACGCACTCCTATCCGCATGACTGGCGGACGAAAAAGCCAGTGATATACCGTGCGACAGAGCAATGGTTCGCATCCATCGACGGATTCCGCGAGCAAATGCTGGAAGCCATCAAACAAGTCAAATGGATTCCACATTGGGGAGAAACCCGTCTGGCCAACATGATCGCGGATCGCGGAGACTGGTGCATTTCCCGTCAGCGTGTATGGGGCGTTCCGATCCCGATCTTCTATTGCAAATCCTGCAATGAGCCGATCATCAACGACACGACGATCAACCATATCGCAGACTTGTTCCGTAAAGAAGGCTCCTCCGTCTGGTTCGCACGCGAAGCGAATGAACTGGTGCCAGAGGGTCTGTCTTGCAGCAAATGCGATTGCAAAGACTTCCGCAAAGAAACAGACATCATGGACGTTTGGTTTGACTCCGGTTCCAGCCATGTAGCTGTGCTGAAAGAACGCGGCATCAGCTGGCCAGCAGATCTGTATCTGGAAGGCTCTGACCAATACCGCGGTTGGTTCAACTCTTCGTTGTCCACCAGCGTTGCAGTCTATGGCACCGCACCATACAAAGGCGTCTTGAGCCACGGTTTTACGCTCGATGGCGAAGGTCGCAAAATGTCCAAGTCGCTCGGAAATACCATCGTGCCGCAAGAAGTCATCAACAATCTGGGTGCTGACATTTTGCGCCTGTGGGTTGCTTCTGTTGATTACCAAGCAGATCAGCGGATCTCGGATGCGATCCTCAGCCAAATCGCTGAGGTTTACCGCAAAATCCGCAACACCTTCCGCTTCTTGCTGGGTAACCTGGATGGATTTGATCCTGCAAAAGATCGCGTGGCTTACAGTGAACTCGGTGAGCTGGACCGCTATGTGCTTGCAAAAGCAGCGAAAATGGTGAAACGCGTACGCAAAGCGTATGATGACTACCAATTCCATACCGTTTTCCATTCTGTGCGCAATTTCTGCGTGATCGATTTGTCCGCATTCTACCTGGACATTTGTAAAGATCGCCTGTACGTGGAGGCACCGGATAGCCTGAAGCGTCGCGGGGCCCAAACGGTCATGTACGATTGCCTCCTGAACCTGGTGAAGCTGGTAGCGCCGCTCTTGCCACATACAGCAGACGAAGTATGGGGCTTCATCCCAGGCGTGGAAGAGAAGAGTGTTCAGCTGACTGATATGCCGGAAGCAAACGAAGAGCACTTGAGCATTTCTGTAGAAGAAGAAAGCAAATGGGATGCGTTCCTCTCCGTTCGCGATGAAGTATTGAAAGCAATGGAGGAAGCTCGCCGCAACAAAGTCTTCGGTAACTCTGTGGATGCGAAGCTGGCTCTGTATCCGCAAACAGAAGAAGTGGCGAAAACATTGGCTGCCATGGACGATCTGGCTGACCTGTTCATCGTGGCGGATGTCGAGCTTCACCCGCAAGGAACAGCAGCACCGGCAGACGCAACTCAGCTGGAGGGCATCGCTGCAGTGGTATCCGCTGCCGATGGTGTCAAATGCGAACGCTGCCGTGTCGTCAAGCTCGATGTAGGTTCCCGCCCTTCCTTGCCGACCATTTGCGGCCGCTGCGCGGATATCGTGGAAAAACATTACGCGCACGTAGGGGAATAA
- the pgeF gene encoding peptidoglycan editing factor PgeF, which translates to MKEPFVMAEEKPFLHLQEWEERFPGLVAGFTIRTGGVSEIPYGSFNMGLHVGDDAAHVVTNRKALAEHLQLPFEAWTCADQVHGNQVCRVVASGAGRESLENVIQGTDGMYTEKAEVLLASFYADCVPLFFLDPASGAIGLAHAGWKGTVGRIAEEMVKAFETEYHANRDKLLVAIGPSIGGCCYEVDERIMERVRESAKHWEGSVSPSENGRYMLDLRKLNTEILLEAGISKANIATTDWCTSCRTDLFFSHRKEAGAAGTTGRMASFIGWKNSHQKGRTS; encoded by the coding sequence ATGAAAGAGCCGTTTGTCATGGCCGAGGAGAAGCCATTTTTGCATCTACAGGAGTGGGAAGAAAGATTTCCCGGTTTAGTCGCAGGGTTTACGATTCGCACGGGCGGGGTAAGTGAAATACCGTACGGGTCTTTCAATATGGGGTTGCACGTCGGTGACGATGCAGCGCACGTCGTGACCAATCGCAAGGCGCTGGCAGAGCATTTGCAGCTCCCTTTTGAAGCATGGACATGCGCCGATCAGGTGCACGGGAATCAGGTGTGCCGCGTGGTGGCGAGTGGTGCCGGCAGGGAGAGTCTGGAGAATGTCATCCAGGGGACAGACGGAATGTACACCGAAAAAGCGGAGGTCCTGCTTGCGTCCTTCTACGCTGATTGCGTTCCGTTATTCTTTTTGGATCCTGCTTCCGGGGCGATCGGACTCGCTCATGCAGGATGGAAAGGGACGGTCGGGCGTATTGCCGAGGAAATGGTCAAGGCGTTTGAAACGGAGTACCACGCAAACAGGGATAAGCTGCTCGTCGCAATCGGACCTTCCATTGGCGGCTGCTGCTACGAGGTAGATGAGCGAATCATGGAGCGAGTGCGAGAGAGTGCGAAGCATTGGGAAGGCTCCGTATCCCCATCCGAGAACGGTCGATACATGCTCGACCTGCGCAAATTGAACACGGAAATTTTGCTCGAGGCAGGCATTTCAAAAGCGAATATTGCCACCACGGACTGGTGTACAAGCTGCCGAACCGATTTGTTCTTTTCCCATAGAAAAGAAGCGGGAGCTGCAGGTACTACCGGTCGTATGGCTTCGTTTATAGGATGGAAAAACAGCCACCAGAAAGGGAGAACGTCGTGA
- the sigE gene encoding RNA polymerase sporulation sigma factor SigE encodes MYVKLRLQLQLTWYRFLLWIGARAEEVYYIGGSEALPPPLTREEEEVLLGRLPSGDPAVRGMLIERNLRLVVYIARKFENTGINIEDLVSIGTIGLIKAVNTFDPDKNIKLATYASRCIENEILMYLRRNNKIRSEVSFDEPLNIDWDGNELLLSDVLGTENDTIYKNIEDQVDRKLLKKALDKLSERERIIMELRFGLAGEEEKTQKDVADLLGISQSYISRLEKRIIKRLRKEFNKMV; translated from the coding sequence ATGTACGTAAAACTTCGCCTACAACTCCAATTGACCTGGTATCGTTTCCTGCTATGGATTGGTGCACGCGCTGAAGAAGTCTATTACATTGGCGGGAGTGAAGCCTTGCCTCCGCCTCTCACCAGGGAAGAAGAGGAGGTCCTGTTAGGGCGGCTTCCTTCTGGTGACCCGGCGGTACGCGGGATGCTGATCGAACGCAATTTGCGATTGGTCGTCTACATCGCTCGCAAGTTCGAGAACACGGGGATTAATATCGAGGATCTGGTCAGTATCGGCACGATCGGTTTGATCAAGGCTGTCAACACTTTTGATCCGGACAAAAACATCAAGCTGGCTACGTACGCTTCCCGTTGTATTGAAAACGAGATTCTGATGTACTTGCGCCGCAATAATAAAATTCGTTCAGAAGTGTCGTTTGATGAACCGTTGAATATCGATTGGGATGGCAATGAGCTTCTGCTGTCCGATGTATTGGGAACAGAGAACGACACGATCTATAAAAATATCGAGGACCAGGTGGACCGCAAGCTGCTGAAAAAAGCGCTGGATAAATTGTCCGAACGGGAGCGGATCATCATGGAGCTGCGCTTTGGCCTCGCAGGAGAAGAAGAGAAGACGCAAAAGGATGTCGCTGACCTTTTGGGCATCTCCCAGTCGTACATTTCCCGATTGGAAAAGCGAATTATAAAACGGTTGCGAAAAGAATTCAACAAAATGGTCTAA
- a CDS encoding DivIVA domain-containing protein: MPLTPLDIHNKEFSTGFRGYNIDEVNEFLDQVIKDFELLIKEKKEMEERIALLNERVDHYKSLEENLSKSILVAQETAEDVKSNARKEAQLILKEAEKNADRIVNEALAKSRKIAIEIEELKKRASVYRMRFRTLLEAQLEMLENGAWDDIEQADSAVAVE; this comes from the coding sequence GTGCCTTTAACGCCATTGGATATACACAATAAAGAATTCAGTACGGGCTTTCGCGGATACAACATTGACGAAGTAAATGAATTTTTGGATCAGGTCATTAAGGATTTTGAACTCCTTATTAAAGAAAAGAAGGAAATGGAAGAACGCATCGCTCTCCTCAATGAGCGTGTGGATCATTATAAGAGTCTGGAAGAAAACTTGAGCAAATCCATTCTGGTTGCGCAAGAGACGGCAGAAGATGTCAAATCCAATGCCCGTAAAGAAGCGCAGCTGATTTTGAAAGAAGCAGAAAAGAACGCCGATCGTATCGTAAATGAAGCATTGGCCAAATCCCGCAAGATCGCGATCGAAATCGAAGAATTGAAAAAACGTGCTTCCGTCTACCGCATGCGTTTCCGTACATTGCTGGAAGCGCAGCTGGAAATGCTTGAGAATGGGGCATGGGACGATATCGAACAAGCAGATTCTGCTGTTGCCGTTGAATAA
- a CDS encoding TraR/DksA C4-type zinc finger protein — MDQDKLALFRVKLLEHKKELEDRVQDHYGMREPMTTSLQEFAMYDNHPADIGSELFEREKDLALDSLDRETLKEIDQALTRMDEGNYGKCTVCGEDIPEERLEALPQTQTCKEHAPAPIINESRPIEEEFLMPPFGRTSLDEKEGQNGFDGEDAWQIVEAWGTSSTPFSFVDNDKTDYKEMYIESDEPDGFVQAVEEIGYTGIDGYHGPESVNFMRSGTYEEYMRKGEGKGNYLNYDDYEEERAAREGRDDLM, encoded by the coding sequence GTGGACCAAGACAAGCTGGCACTTTTTCGAGTGAAGCTGCTGGAGCATAAAAAAGAATTGGAAGATCGCGTGCAGGACCATTACGGCATGAGAGAACCGATGACGACTTCCCTGCAGGAATTCGCCATGTACGATAACCATCCCGCCGACATTGGGAGCGAATTGTTCGAGCGGGAAAAAGATTTGGCTCTGGACAGTCTGGACAGAGAGACACTGAAGGAAATCGATCAGGCCCTGACGCGAATGGACGAAGGGAATTATGGAAAATGCACGGTTTGCGGTGAAGACATTCCAGAGGAGAGACTGGAGGCTCTGCCCCAGACTCAGACCTGCAAAGAACATGCACCTGCACCAATCATTAATGAATCTCGTCCGATTGAGGAAGAATTTTTGATGCCACCGTTTGGCCGGACCTCCCTCGATGAAAAGGAAGGACAGAATGGCTTTGACGGTGAAGACGCTTGGCAAATTGTCGAGGCATGGGGAACGTCCAGTACGCCGTTTTCCTTCGTAGACAACGACAAGACCGACTACAAGGAAATGTACATCGAAAGCGATGAGCCTGATGGCTTCGTGCAAGCCGTAGAAGAAATCGGGTACACAGGCATTGACGGGTATCACGGACCGGAAAGTGTGAATTTCATGCGCAGCGGGACGTATGAAGAGTACATGAGAAAAGGTGAAGGAAAAGGCAATTATCTCAATTACGACGATTACGAGGAAGAGCGTGCCGCACGGGAAGGGCGCGATGATCTCATGTAG
- a CDS encoding RNA-binding protein: MSIYDHFGKEERPFVERALEMLTLVERKQAMRLTDFLDPRQVNIFQSLASQVQDVSVTAYGGYDGAERVRVILHPDYMSVEPDDFRLALLHIQADQRFHVLEHRDVMGAMLGAGMKREKFGDMLTDTEGCYAIVEEEVADFVCAQVTQIHRTSVQFDRVPWEAFSPPAPRFAEKTITVPSPRLDAIIGEVHNLSRAKALVPIRGGKVKVNWKVIDDPSHQLQAGDMVSMAGFGRFKVLEVPGQTRSGRLRMIVGLVT, translated from the coding sequence ATGAGTATCTACGATCATTTTGGAAAAGAAGAACGTCCCTTTGTTGAACGGGCGCTGGAAATGCTGACGCTGGTAGAGCGCAAGCAGGCCATGCGCCTTACTGATTTTCTGGATCCGCGACAGGTCAATATCTTTCAAAGCCTTGCCTCCCAAGTGCAGGATGTCTCCGTCACAGCATACGGCGGCTACGATGGTGCCGAACGTGTCAGGGTCATCCTCCATCCGGACTACATGAGTGTCGAACCTGATGATTTTCGATTAGCCTTGCTGCATATCCAGGCAGACCAGCGCTTCCACGTGCTAGAGCACCGCGATGTGATGGGAGCGATGCTTGGCGCAGGGATGAAGCGGGAAAAATTCGGGGACATGCTTACCGACACGGAGGGCTGCTATGCAATCGTGGAAGAGGAAGTAGCCGATTTCGTATGCGCGCAGGTCACGCAAATCCATCGGACGTCTGTTCAATTCGACCGAGTTCCTTGGGAGGCATTTTCCCCGCCAGCTCCGCGATTTGCCGAAAAAACGATCACGGTGCCGTCGCCCAGACTGGATGCCATCATCGGTGAGGTGCACAATCTGTCGCGGGCAAAAGCATTGGTCCCCATTCGTGGGGGAAAAGTAAAAGTGAACTGGAAAGTCATCGATGATCCTTCCCATCAGCTGCAGGCAGGCGATATGGTTTCGATGGCCGGATTTGGACGCTTTAAAGTCCTGGAAGTTCCCGGTCAAACTCGCAGTGGACGTCTCCGCATGATCGTGGGCCTGGTCACATAA
- the sigG gene encoding RNA polymerase sporulation sigma factor SigG — MTRNKVEICGVDTSKLPVLTNKEMRELFERLQSGELAAREKLVNGNLRLVLSVIQRFNNRGEFVDDLFQVGCIGLMKAIDNFDLGQNVKFSTYAVPMIIGEIRRYLRDNNPIRVSRSLRDIAYKALQVRDNLTNKHSREPTITEISQELNVAKEDVVFALDAIQDPVSLFEPIYQDGGDPIYVMDQISDEKNKDVTWVEEIALREGMQRLGDREKMILSMRFYEGKTQMEVAEEIGISQAQVSRLEKAAIAHMQKHVQS; from the coding sequence GTGACGCGCAATAAGGTAGAGATATGCGGGGTAGATACCTCCAAGCTTCCTGTGCTGACCAACAAAGAAATGAGAGAGCTGTTTGAGCGTTTGCAGAGCGGCGAACTGGCAGCCCGCGAAAAACTGGTCAACGGAAACCTGCGATTGGTCCTGAGCGTCATTCAGCGCTTCAACAATCGTGGAGAGTTCGTAGACGATCTGTTTCAAGTGGGCTGCATCGGATTGATGAAAGCGATCGACAACTTTGATCTCGGTCAAAATGTGAAGTTTTCCACCTATGCGGTGCCGATGATCATTGGTGAGATTCGACGCTATCTGCGTGACAACAATCCCATTCGCGTATCCAGATCCTTGCGGGATATTGCTTACAAGGCCTTGCAGGTGCGTGACAATCTGACTAACAAGCATTCACGCGAACCCACCATTACAGAAATCTCTCAAGAACTAAACGTGGCAAAGGAAGATGTCGTGTTCGCTCTCGATGCGATTCAGGATCCTGTTTCCTTGTTCGAGCCGATCTATCAGGACGGCGGAGACCCGATCTACGTCATGGATCAAATCAGCGACGAAAAGAACAAGGACGTGACATGGGTAGAAGAGATCGCTTTGCGTGAAGGCATGCAGCGTCTGGGCGACAGGGAAAAAATGATCTTGTCGATGCGCTTCTACGAAGGGAAGACCCAGATGGAGGTCGCTGAAGAGATCGGCATTTCACAAGCTCAGGTCTCACGCCTAGAAAAAGCGGCAATCGCCCATATGCAAAAACACGTGCAATCGTAA